In Afipia sp. GAS231, a single window of DNA contains:
- a CDS encoding ABC transporter substrate-binding protein: MRSAKSLLDRRALLRGGAAAALALPAGVIGAQAFPFRPTTPDIDFSQFPICKTASDALALTGAPRKLKLSWNAGAVCLAPLPVAIDHGFFQKQNLDVELVNYSGSTDQLLEAIATGKSDAGLGMALRWLKPLEQGFDVKIAAGTHGGCMRVLTRANSGVDKLTDLKGKIVAVGDLAGPDKNFFSIQLAKLGIDPNKDVDWRPYPGNLLNLAVEKGEVQAFLSSDPLAYLWLKDSAYKEVASNLDGDYKDKSCCIVGLRGSLVREEPNVARAITQALLDAAMFASQNPEKAAKSFQPYAPKAASLADLEGMVRYHTHHHHPVGEVLKRELQGYAEDLKKVAVFKPSTDTAKFAERIYVDVFGV; this comes from the coding sequence TGCCGCTGCAGCGCTGGCCTTGCCCGCCGGCGTGATCGGCGCCCAGGCGTTCCCGTTCCGCCCGACGACACCTGATATCGACTTCTCGCAATTCCCGATCTGCAAGACGGCGTCCGACGCACTGGCACTGACGGGTGCGCCGCGCAAACTCAAACTGTCGTGGAACGCGGGCGCGGTCTGCCTTGCGCCGCTTCCGGTGGCGATCGATCACGGATTCTTCCAGAAACAGAATCTCGACGTCGAACTGGTCAACTACAGCGGCTCGACCGATCAGTTGCTGGAAGCGATCGCGACCGGCAAGTCGGATGCGGGTCTCGGCATGGCGCTGCGCTGGCTCAAGCCGCTGGAGCAGGGGTTCGACGTCAAGATCGCCGCCGGAACCCATGGCGGCTGCATGCGGGTGTTGACGCGCGCCAATTCCGGCGTCGACAAGCTCACCGACCTCAAGGGCAAGATCGTAGCAGTGGGCGACCTCGCCGGGCCCGACAAGAACTTCTTCTCGATCCAGCTCGCCAAGCTCGGTATCGATCCTAACAAGGATGTCGACTGGCGGCCCTATCCCGGCAACCTCCTGAATCTCGCGGTCGAGAAGGGCGAAGTGCAGGCCTTCCTGTCCTCCGATCCGCTCGCCTATCTCTGGCTGAAGGACTCGGCCTACAAGGAAGTCGCCTCCAATCTTGACGGCGACTACAAGGACAAGAGCTGCTGCATCGTCGGTCTGCGCGGCAGCCTCGTCCGCGAGGAGCCAAACGTTGCGCGCGCGATCACCCAGGCGCTGCTGGATGCCGCGATGTTCGCGTCGCAGAATCCGGAGAAGGCGGCAAAGTCATTCCAGCCCTATGCGCCGAAGGCGGCGTCGCTCGCCGATCTCGAAGGCATGGTGCGCTACCACACCCATCATCACCACCCCGTTGGTGAAGTGCTCAAGCGCGAGCTGCAGGGTTATGCCGAGGACCTGAAGAAGGTCGCGGTATTCAAGCCCAGCACCGACACGGCGAAATTTGCGGAGCGGATCTATGTCGACGTATTCGGTGTCTAA